A window of the Salvia hispanica cultivar TCC Black 2014 unplaced genomic scaffold, UniMelb_Shisp_WGS_1.0 HiC_scaffold_1365, whole genome shotgun sequence genome harbors these coding sequences:
- the LOC125198321 gene encoding LRR receptor kinase SERL2-like: MDRQGRIPSTIGNLSNLRYIWLKSNKLNGLIPSTIGYLSNIQNLDLSFNKLNGFIPFTVGNLSNLRYLWLNSNKLNGPIPSTIGNLSNMESLDLSFNVLN, encoded by the exons GTCGCATACCATCCACCATTGGAAATCTATCAAATCTGCGTTACATATGGCTCAAGTCCAACAAGTTAAATG GTCTAATACCATCCACCATTGGATATCTATCAAATATACAGAACTTAGATCTCTctttcaacaaattaaatg gTTTCATACCATTTACCGTTGGAAATCTATCAAATCTGCGTTACTTATGgcttaattccaacaaattaaatg GTCCAATACCATCCACCATTGGAAATCTATCAAATATGGAGTCCCTAGATCTCTCTTTCAACGTATTAAATG